From the Opitutus sp. ER46 genome, one window contains:
- a CDS encoding helix-turn-helix domain-containing protein, which translates to MKSLADYEQKIDRLHDDCPVRAAIDVIRGRWKPSLLFELKTGPRRFSELQAALTGITAQALTVQLRQLEADGIIRRTLYPETPPRVEYEVTQYGASLSAVMDQLEAWGVAYLARRAQPARVKRPASVRVRL; encoded by the coding sequence GTGAAATCCCTGGCCGACTACGAGCAGAAGATCGACCGCCTGCACGACGATTGCCCCGTGCGCGCCGCGATTGACGTGATCCGCGGACGCTGGAAACCGTCGCTCCTCTTCGAGCTCAAGACCGGCCCGCGGCGTTTCTCGGAGCTGCAGGCCGCCCTCACCGGCATCACCGCCCAGGCGCTCACCGTGCAACTGCGGCAACTCGAGGCCGACGGCATTATCCGCCGCACGCTCTATCCCGAGACGCCGCCCCGCGTGGAGTATGAGGTGACCCAATACGGCGCGAGCCTCTCGGCCGTGATGGATCAACTCGAGGCCTGGGGAGTGGCCTATCTTGCCCGCCGCGCCCAGCCGGCGAGGGTCAAACGCCCCGCCTCGGTCCGGGTTCGCCTCTGA
- a CDS encoding NAD(P)H-dependent oxidoreductase, protein MNNLLVIHSSGRVTRSITRRLTTRLVAAWKTHHPDGQVVERDLTQSPPPVVNEPWIAAAFADPKRRTPAMLDALASSDALIAEIERADAIVIGAPVYNFGLPAQLKAYIDQIVRVGRTFGFNAEAAQPYTPLLQSKPVVVLTSAGDGSLLPGGALAHLNFLEPHLTTVFGFIGLTDVTFVRVGHEEYQDERLAHSLAAAETAVEELAARGAPAAVAA, encoded by the coding sequence ATGAACAACCTCCTCGTCATACACTCCAGCGGACGCGTCACCCGCTCCATCACCCGCCGGCTCACCACGCGCCTCGTCGCGGCCTGGAAAACGCACCACCCCGATGGCCAGGTCGTGGAGCGCGACCTCACGCAGTCCCCGCCGCCCGTTGTCAACGAGCCCTGGATCGCCGCCGCCTTCGCCGATCCGAAGCGGCGCACGCCGGCCATGCTCGACGCCTTGGCGTCGAGCGACGCGCTCATCGCCGAGATCGAGCGGGCCGACGCCATCGTGATCGGCGCGCCGGTGTACAACTTTGGCCTGCCGGCCCAGCTCAAGGCCTACATCGACCAGATTGTCCGCGTCGGCCGTACCTTCGGCTTCAACGCCGAAGCCGCCCAGCCGTACACGCCGCTGCTGCAATCGAAACCCGTGGTCGTGCTGACCTCGGCCGGTGACGGCTCGCTCCTGCCCGGCGGCGCGCTCGCCCACCTCAACTTCCTCGAACCGCATCTCACGACCGTCTTCGGGTTCATCGGTCTCACTGACGTGACATTCGTGCGCGTCGGCCACGAGGAGTATCAGGACGAGCGGCTCGCCCACTCCCTCGCCGCCGCCGAAACCGCGGTCGAAGAACTCGCCGCGCGCGGCGCACCCGCAGCCGTCGCCGCCTGA